A genomic region of Sulfobacillus acidophilus DSM 10332 contains the following coding sequences:
- a CDS encoding hypothetical protein (KEGG: gym:GYMC10_3929 hypothetical protein~SPTR: Putative uncharacterized protein) codes for MGLTLADAVPLRAAIQQRIKDDVMARNRIAVATVAKGETPEVPDVTVDTYTARIAEARQDFRALDRLMAEANLRTTLEWDGQTLSLLEAIQLAKDLRQTIAEYKALGERPRVTRAKAGGFLRETSELLEVAQYDPAWYQREAERLMRRVIRLSRLIDRINETVDIDFPAARKYMMLDDGD; via the coding sequence ATGGGATTAACCTTAGCTGACGCAGTGCCTTTGCGGGCCGCGATTCAACAGCGGATTAAAGACGATGTGATGGCGCGGAATCGGATTGCAGTCGCCACGGTCGCGAAAGGCGAAACGCCCGAAGTACCGGATGTGACGGTCGATACCTACACGGCCCGGATTGCCGAAGCCCGACAGGACTTTCGGGCCCTGGATCGCCTCATGGCGGAGGCCAATTTGCGAACGACGCTGGAATGGGACGGCCAAACGCTGTCGTTGTTAGAAGCCATTCAATTGGCGAAGGATTTGCGGCAGACCATTGCGGAATATAAGGCGTTGGGCGAACGCCCGCGAGTCACGCGGGCAAAGGCCGGGGGATTTTTGCGCGAGACATCAGAATTGCTCGAAGTCGCGCAGTACGATCCAGCCTGGTATCAACGGGAAGCCGAACGGTTGATGCGGCGCGTGATCCGATTGTCTCGGCTTATTGATCGAATTAACGAAACGGTGGACATCGATTTTCCGGCCGCCCGGAAATATATGATGCTCGACGACGGGGATTGA
- a CDS encoding hypothetical protein (SPTR: Putative uncharacterized protein) codes for MTGYHVTTRKKFLRYLQTGQIWPPVRFWATITDAERFSWQTGRRIILRITVPDAAVRPYPGHRGRARVCHEAVVLRDF; via the coding sequence ATGACGGGCTATCACGTGACGACGCGCAAGAAATTTTTACGCTACCTCCAAACAGGCCAGATTTGGCCGCCTGTTCGGTTTTGGGCGACGATCACGGATGCGGAACGGTTTAGCTGGCAAACGGGGCGTCGGATCATTTTACGGATTACGGTGCCGGATGCTGCCGTTCGTCCCTATCCCGGACACCGCGGACGCGCTCGGGTGTGTCATGAGGCGGTGGTGTTGCGGGATTTTTAA
- a CDS encoding D12 class N6 adenine-specific DNA methyltransferase (PFAM: D12 class N6 adenine-specific DNA methyltransferase~COGs: COG0338 Site-specific DNA methylase~InterPro IPR012327~KEGG: tkm:TK90_2747 D12 class N6 adenine-specific DNA methyltransferase~PFAM: D12 class N6 adenine-specific DNA methyltransferase~SPTR: Putative D12 class N6 adenine-specific DNA methyltransferase) translates to MTSVPILFQWQGGKSRLADWIVPRLPPHRAYVEPFAGTAAILLAKPPSPIEVLNDLNEDIVTVYRCVQDPRLWRRLYRRLRWTPISRVEWEQAIEPTDDPVERAARFLIRHVQGFGGKPGGGAWGGGLAEDTPLKYQRLLQRLKVVHERLQTVALECASWESIVDRYDRPDTVFYCDPPYLTAEEEQRGRGAYRVGAFTTDHHAALIQRLLTIRGMVLLSGYAHPLYDQLDAAGWHRETRQVSVGVLARTSASGRHHQLRAEDYRTECLWWNPAAWRQARRQLTWSDLEAF, encoded by the coding sequence ATGACTAGCGTACCGATCTTATTCCAGTGGCAAGGGGGCAAATCCCGTCTGGCGGATTGGATTGTGCCTCGATTACCGCCCCATCGGGCGTATGTGGAACCCTTTGCAGGAACAGCCGCGATCTTGTTGGCGAAACCCCCGAGCCCCATTGAAGTGCTGAATGATTTGAACGAAGACATTGTGACAGTCTATCGGTGCGTCCAAGATCCTCGGCTGTGGCGTCGGCTGTATCGACGACTCCGGTGGACGCCGATCAGTCGCGTCGAATGGGAGCAGGCCATTGAACCCACGGATGATCCGGTGGAACGAGCGGCCCGCTTTTTGATTCGACACGTTCAAGGCTTTGGAGGCAAACCCGGAGGGGGAGCCTGGGGCGGGGGGTTAGCGGAAGATACGCCGCTGAAATATCAGCGGTTGCTCCAGCGCCTGAAGGTTGTTCATGAGCGATTACAGACGGTGGCGTTGGAATGTGCCTCCTGGGAATCCATTGTGGATCGGTATGACCGCCCCGATACGGTATTTTATTGCGATCCGCCCTATTTGACGGCGGAAGAGGAACAGCGGGGGCGGGGGGCTTATCGGGTGGGGGCCTTTACGACGGATCACCACGCGGCTCTGATTCAACGGCTGTTAACGATTCGGGGCATGGTCCTTCTGTCGGGGTACGCCCATCCGCTGTATGACCAATTAGACGCCGCCGGATGGCATCGCGAAACCCGTCAGGTATCGGTCGGGGTTTTGGCCCGCACGTCCGCATCGGGCCGACACCATCAATTACGAGCCGAGGATTATCGGACCGAATGTCTGTGGTGGAATCCTGCGGCGTGGCGTCAGGCTCGACGGCAATTGACGTGGAGTGATTTGGAAGCGTTTTAA
- a CDS encoding DNA methylase N-4/N-6 domain protein (PFAM: DNA methylase~COGs: COG0863 DNA modification methylase~InterPro IPR002941~KEGG: bgl:bglu_1g15450 DNA modification methylase~PFAM: DNA methylase N-4/N-6~SPTR: DNA modification methylase): MPMSTVATYRVFIGDVREQLRLLPTASVHCVITSPPYWNLRQYLPSDHPAKAQEIGQESTPQEYVHHLVEVFREIRRVLRPDGTVWLNLADTYSRGTRVQASSDTQRGRGSRMHGAVTDAGGYGGVGFPDRPAKNLLGIPWRVALVLQDDGWILRSDIIWSKVNPLPESVTDRPTRSHEYIFLLVQNPRYYYNAAAIAEPVRVGDNGSYFDRGKTGAVHPHQGRDQRSKERRRHDAFGGNKYHALHHGEPGVFTGADTRNRRDVWIIPTQPYTGTHYAAWPERLVELMILAGCPEGGVVLDPFAGSGTTLAVANRLGRHAIGIEINPEYVSLIHQRCQQSGFVWASDVERQ; the protein is encoded by the coding sequence ATGCCGATGTCTACCGTGGCGACCTATCGCGTATTCATCGGAGATGTCCGGGAGCAATTACGATTATTGCCCACCGCGTCAGTACATTGTGTGATCACGTCTCCGCCTTATTGGAATTTGCGCCAGTATTTGCCATCGGATCACCCCGCAAAAGCTCAGGAAATTGGGCAAGAATCGACGCCCCAAGAATATGTTCACCATTTGGTTGAAGTCTTTCGGGAAATTCGCCGGGTCTTAAGACCTGATGGAACCGTCTGGCTGAATTTGGCCGATACCTATTCGCGGGGAACTCGAGTTCAGGCTTCATCAGACACTCAACGCGGGCGAGGTTCGCGCATGCATGGTGCTGTCACCGACGCGGGGGGCTATGGCGGGGTCGGTTTCCCGGATCGTCCGGCCAAGAATTTGCTCGGCATTCCGTGGCGGGTCGCGTTGGTGCTGCAAGATGATGGGTGGATTTTACGGTCGGATATTATTTGGTCGAAAGTTAATCCATTACCAGAAAGTGTCACGGACCGCCCGACTCGCAGCCACGAGTACATTTTTTTGTTGGTACAGAATCCTCGGTATTATTACAACGCGGCCGCGATTGCGGAACCCGTCCGCGTCGGGGATAATGGCAGTTATTTTGACCGTGGCAAGACCGGGGCGGTGCATCCCCATCAAGGGCGTGATCAGCGATCCAAAGAGCGGCGGCGGCATGATGCCTTTGGGGGCAATAAATATCATGCCCTGCATCACGGCGAGCCAGGTGTTTTTACGGGGGCGGACACGCGCAACCGGCGCGATGTGTGGATTATCCCGACACAACCGTATACAGGAACGCATTATGCTGCCTGGCCGGAACGGTTAGTCGAACTCATGATTTTGGCCGGGTGTCCCGAAGGCGGAGTGGTCCTCGATCCCTTTGCCGGATCGGGGACGACCTTGGCGGTGGCGAATCGCTTGGGCCGTCATGCCATTGGCATTGAAATTAATCCTGAATATGTTTCCTTGATTCATCAACGTTGCCAACAATCCGGGTTTGTGTGGGCATCGGATGTTGAGAGACAATGA
- a CDS encoding hypothetical protein (KEGG: rpe:RPE_0295 hypothetical protein~SPTR: Putative uncharacterized protein), translating to MPPFAEIMGWRAYIYGKDHPLPHFHLRKAGQSVSIDIMTGELLEGQLPGKILREVQQWLAVHREDVLRAWTAVRNGQMPPWIQD from the coding sequence ATGCCGCCTTTTGCCGAGATTATGGGTTGGCGGGCGTATATTTATGGAAAAGATCATCCGTTGCCTCACTTTCACTTACGTAAGGCAGGACAGTCGGTATCAATAGATATTATGACGGGTGAGCTTTTAGAAGGACAATTACCAGGCAAAATATTGCGTGAAGTGCAACAATGGTTAGCCGTTCATCGCGAAGATGTCTTGAGAGCATGGACTGCGGTCCGCAACGGACAAATGCCGCCTTGGATTCAGGATTAA
- a CDS encoding Protein of unknown function DUF2442 (PFAM: Protein of unknown function (DUF2442)~InterPro IPR018841~KEGG: slp:Slip_2012 protein of unknown function DUF2442~PFAM: Protein of unknown function DUF2442~SPTR: Putative uncharacterized protein) → MHPPTRRIQRVFPIYPTYLLLEFDTGEYRIADFSAEVERGGKLFEPLKQWAFFRQVQVDEDQISIVWPNGLDVDPGVLYVESKPITIRQLMES, encoded by the coding sequence GTGCATCCTCCGACTCGTCGGATTCAACGGGTGTTTCCGATCTATCCGACTTACCTGTTGTTAGAGTTTGACACAGGGGAATATCGGATCGCGGATTTCAGTGCGGAGGTGGAACGGGGCGGGAAATTGTTTGAGCCTCTGAAACAATGGGCGTTCTTTCGGCAAGTCCAAGTTGATGAGGACCAGATTTCGATTGTATGGCCGAATGGTTTGGATGTTGATCCGGGTGTTCTCTATGTGGAAAGCAAACCAATCACCATTCGCCAGTTGATGGAATCATAA
- a CDS encoding diguanylate phosphodiesterase (PFAM: EAL domain~COGs: COG2200 FOG: EAL domain~InterPro IPR001633~KEGG: ace:Acel_2099 response regulator receiver modulated diguanylate phosphodiesterase~PFAM: Diguanylate phosphodiesterase, predicted~SMART: Diguanylate phosphodiesterase, predicted~SPTR: Diguanylate phosphodiesterase): MTWWADWQSHGTLQIMFQPIIALTDFHIVGYEVLSRPYTADGQPIPVEAFFDEVARKGHAVVVDQRVLTTVTEFVRHQGLALTMPLFWNVHPDSIAHGVLTQARRFLAPDQFVVEVTEKGDWGDAVIQALREHRQAGYRIALDDFGAGYSGLNRLIQIQPTIVKLDRLLIQGIDRDPIKRQLVQAVTQLGPHFGFRVLAEGVETADELVTILRLQVDLAQGYYFARPALWDQISAEDAAWQHALLSIRAQEILANQWMGHDAQQTWQTAWPILIQGACCRSASVALGEILRRAEHVTRRHWRVAQRSPAGWRLWTPDGPAWASSPLLGLLEAWQRHPDPPNPWVWQDTTTFFDKPGAAAIWRVPMRPDVVIVAWTGWLHAWASELLAWGETFSQLVGLVGQAESLWDRD; encoded by the coding sequence ATGACCTGGTGGGCGGATTGGCAGTCCCACGGAACATTGCAAATCATGTTTCAACCCATTATTGCGTTAACCGATTTTCACATTGTGGGCTACGAAGTCTTGAGTCGGCCCTATACGGCGGATGGCCAACCGATTCCGGTCGAGGCGTTTTTTGATGAGGTGGCCCGAAAGGGGCATGCGGTGGTGGTGGATCAACGAGTTTTAACTACGGTGACGGAATTTGTGCGTCATCAGGGATTGGCCCTGACGATGCCGTTGTTTTGGAACGTCCACCCCGACTCCATAGCCCACGGGGTATTAACTCAGGCGCGTCGATTTCTCGCGCCGGATCAATTCGTCGTCGAAGTGACCGAAAAAGGGGATTGGGGCGATGCCGTCATTCAGGCATTGCGTGAGCATCGCCAGGCCGGGTATCGCATTGCCCTCGATGATTTTGGAGCAGGATATTCCGGGTTGAACCGGCTCATTCAAATTCAACCCACCATCGTCAAACTCGACCGTTTGCTCATCCAAGGCATTGACCGGGATCCCATCAAACGGCAACTCGTTCAAGCGGTAACGCAATTGGGGCCGCATTTTGGCTTTCGGGTGTTGGCGGAAGGGGTGGAAACGGCGGACGAACTGGTGACCATTTTGCGGCTACAGGTCGATTTGGCCCAAGGCTATTATTTTGCCCGCCCCGCCCTATGGGATCAGATCTCGGCGGAGGATGCCGCCTGGCAACACGCCTTGTTGTCTATTCGGGCGCAAGAAATTTTGGCGAATCAATGGATGGGACACGATGCTCAGCAGACCTGGCAAACCGCGTGGCCGATTTTGATTCAAGGAGCCTGTTGTCGGTCGGCATCGGTCGCGTTGGGGGAAATTTTGCGCCGAGCCGAACACGTAACGAGACGGCATTGGCGTGTGGCCCAACGGTCTCCAGCGGGTTGGCGCTTGTGGACTCCAGATGGCCCGGCCTGGGCATCGTCGCCCCTGTTGGGTCTTTTAGAGGCCTGGCAACGACATCCCGATCCGCCGAATCCGTGGGTCTGGCAAGACACGACGACCTTTTTCGACAAGCCCGGAGCCGCAGCGATCTGGCGTGTTCCCATGCGACCCGATGTGGTGATCGTGGCGTGGACGGGGTGGTTGCATGCGTGGGCATCGGAATTATTGGCGTGGGGCGAAACATTTAGTCAGCTGGTGGGATTAGTGGGTCAAGCCGAATCCTTGTGGGATCGCGATTAA
- a CDS encoding hypothetical protein (PFAM: Protein of unknown function (DUF2863)~SPTR: Putative uncharacterized protein), which produces MNPKPSITHKLMAVARQLARMPETDTRYQPTMEQLMDMVERAVDQGIDHVIERAIERLHDEHAHDAAELVAFWADEYASAMPVQIIMNPSGPPRWVEQLLFVVPIVLVQPLGEPVPRGMPSGAAWDRFVQSFRHHGLIEQGPSLFLAPVLYTADELPQTWSARRHWGAQLLQQILDQSIDFTINAASSTAAIIAPNRQIALRFLVGGVLLTDDDAAPAWEIFEDFEDTETDDADESTMNADIVHDQLQAWLGTVKSLIDQWWPSVQGFPGWPGRWDVAQETARHLWNVIGLQQSLEQAEIIGGGIVEVETRWDASLATWCVAIKNRKPESNTEWVWALDADGDDEREILDEILRASGIKRRIWDETTRDEI; this is translated from the coding sequence ATGAACCCAAAACCCAGTATCACGCATAAGTTAATGGCCGTGGCTCGTCAATTGGCGCGAATGCCGGAGACGGATACCCGGTATCAGCCCACGATGGAACAGTTGATGGATATGGTGGAGCGGGCGGTTGATCAGGGAATCGATCACGTTATTGAGCGGGCTATTGAGCGATTGCACGACGAACATGCTCACGACGCGGCGGAATTGGTCGCGTTTTGGGCCGATGAGTATGCATCAGCGATGCCGGTCCAAATCATTATGAATCCATCGGGTCCTCCTCGATGGGTTGAGCAATTACTATTCGTGGTGCCGATAGTGTTGGTGCAACCATTGGGGGAGCCGGTGCCGCGTGGGATGCCATCGGGGGCTGCGTGGGATCGGTTTGTCCAGAGCTTTCGTCATCACGGGTTAATTGAGCAGGGCCCTTCTCTCTTCTTAGCGCCGGTTTTATATACGGCGGATGAGTTGCCTCAAACGTGGTCGGCGCGGCGACACTGGGGGGCGCAATTATTACAACAAATTCTGGATCAATCGATAGATTTTACGATAAACGCGGCGTCCTCGACAGCCGCCATTATTGCCCCCAATCGGCAAATAGCTTTGCGCTTTTTGGTGGGGGGCGTGTTATTAACCGATGATGATGCGGCCCCGGCTTGGGAGATTTTCGAGGATTTCGAGGATACAGAGACGGACGATGCCGACGAGTCTACAATGAACGCCGACATTGTCCACGACCAATTACAAGCCTGGCTCGGCACGGTCAAATCATTGATCGATCAATGGTGGCCGTCCGTTCAAGGGTTTCCGGGCTGGCCGGGGCGGTGGGATGTGGCCCAAGAAACCGCCCGCCATTTGTGGAATGTGATTGGTCTGCAACAAAGTCTTGAACAAGCCGAAATAATCGGAGGCGGAATTGTTGAAGTCGAGACGCGGTGGGATGCGTCCTTGGCGACCTGGTGCGTGGCGATTAAAAATCGCAAACCGGAGAGCAACACGGAATGGGTTTGGGCGCTTGATGCCGATGGCGATGATGAACGCGAAATTCTTGATGAGATTTTGCGGGCGAGCGGCATTAAACGACGCATTTGGGATGAAACCACTCGAGACGAGATTTAA
- a CDS encoding hypothetical protein (KEGG: dae:Dtox_1885 hypothetical protein~SPTR: Putative uncharacterized protein), with the protein MAQNPTGIKPLIGLAGLMGAGKDTVAAWFGTMWGYRRIAFADPLRIVIRDWFPDQSRNRRLYQALGDWARSIRPTVFLDWVERRIRDGGPWIVTDIRFPVEAQWVKDHGGLLIGVDAPEAVRFARVAARDGASGLTGQSHASEQQWNQIAPLCDVVIHNDGTLEDLEQALRGVVARLMGS; encoded by the coding sequence ATGGCGCAAAATCCGACCGGTATTAAACCGTTAATCGGTTTGGCCGGATTGATGGGGGCGGGCAAGGATACAGTAGCCGCGTGGTTTGGTACTATGTGGGGTTATCGCCGGATTGCGTTTGCAGATCCCTTGCGAATTGTTATTCGGGATTGGTTTCCCGATCAATCCCGGAATCGTCGATTGTATCAGGCTTTAGGCGATTGGGCGCGGAGCATACGACCAACCGTATTTTTGGATTGGGTCGAACGGCGCATTCGGGATGGCGGGCCGTGGATTGTAACCGATATCCGATTCCCCGTCGAAGCGCAATGGGTCAAAGACCACGGCGGGCTTTTAATAGGCGTTGATGCGCCTGAAGCAGTACGCTTTGCTCGGGTGGCAGCTCGGGATGGCGCATCGGGATTAACCGGTCAATCCCATGCGAGTGAACAGCAGTGGAATCAAATTGCTCCGTTATGCGATGTTGTCATTCATAATGACGGAACCCTTGAGGATTTGGAACAGGCATTACGGGGGGTTGTCGCTCGTTTGATGGGTTCATAA
- a CDS encoding RNA polymerase sigma factor, sigma-70 family (PFAM: Sigma-70 region 2~TIGRFAM: RNA polymerase sigma factor, sigma-70 family~InterPro IPR014284:IPR007627~KEGG: aac:Aaci_0544 RNA polymerase, sigma-24 subunit, ECF subfamily~PFAM: RNA polymerase sigma-70 region 2~SPTR: RNA polymerase, sigma-24 subunit, ECF subfamily;~TIGRFAM: RNA polymerase sigma-70), which translates to MVLRCLCGVFLLQSPNGKWNHGCATMMTMNDSKDPTTSTGPGTWEEVVDQAPRIFRAAFAKAWMRQSVPGALREDVQQEAWIGLWQAWRAYDARQGAWEPWAVMVVRRRVSDYIRRARRFKHHFLNAAFSLDRVIDPNDADHRTGYDWIGGRDASGRIAFVEDAVLAKAMTQWLARQIVLLTPLERATWCGRQAGESLDGIAHRLGRPWKSVENAWQRTKRKLRQAWRQEWGGGDFDVD; encoded by the coding sequence GTGGTTTTGCGATGTCTGTGTGGCGTGTTCCTGCTTCAGTCGCCCAATGGGAAGTGGAACCACGGTTGCGCAACGATGATGACCATGAATGATTCCAAAGATCCCACGACTTCGACGGGGCCGGGTACGTGGGAGGAAGTCGTTGACCAAGCTCCTCGAATTTTTCGAGCCGCCTTTGCCAAGGCGTGGATGCGCCAATCGGTCCCAGGCGCTCTAAGAGAGGATGTCCAACAAGAAGCGTGGATTGGCCTGTGGCAGGCTTGGCGGGCCTATGACGCCAGGCAAGGGGCATGGGAACCGTGGGCCGTGATGGTTGTTCGGCGGCGGGTCTCAGATTATATCCGCCGCGCTCGGCGGTTCAAACACCATTTTCTGAATGCGGCCTTCTCCTTGGATCGCGTGATCGATCCCAATGATGCCGATCATCGAACGGGCTATGACTGGATAGGGGGCCGGGACGCTTCGGGTCGAATCGCGTTTGTCGAAGATGCTGTCTTGGCGAAGGCTATGACCCAATGGCTGGCCCGGCAGATTGTGTTATTGACGCCGCTAGAACGGGCGACGTGGTGTGGGCGGCAAGCGGGCGAGTCTTTGGACGGGATTGCCCATCGCCTGGGTCGACCGTGGAAATCGGTCGAGAATGCGTGGCAGCGGACGAAACGCAAACTGCGGCAGGCGTGGCGGCAGGAGTGGGGCGGGGGGGATTTTGACGTTGATTGA
- a CDS encoding hypothetical protein (KEGG: ppg:PputGB1_1714 hypothetical protein~SPTR: Putative uncharacterized protein) yields the protein MDTVRVMHEILESVRDGDWDRFYTVVIQIVAEIARENPEAGRRLADLLTQTQIRRPGRSELDPLPPDVPRLSVGPRRVPPLAMRIYIAGPMSGYPDYNFPAFFDAAVRLRAAGYDPINPADTGIHEGWTWSDYLRVAVGRLVREAQGAALLPGWESSRGAELEAHVARTLDMPVKPLEAWIMDGESTSVQDTSHV from the coding sequence TTGGATACTGTGCGTGTCATGCACGAGATTCTCGAAAGCGTGCGCGATGGGGATTGGGATCGGTTTTATACCGTTGTCATTCAAATCGTCGCGGAGATTGCTCGAGAGAACCCCGAGGCCGGCCGACGTTTGGCTGACCTTTTAACCCAAACTCAGATTCGACGGCCAGGCCGTTCGGAACTCGATCCTCTGCCGCCAGACGTTCCGAGATTGTCTGTCGGGCCGCGTCGGGTGCCGCCGTTGGCGATGCGGATATACATCGCCGGGCCGATGTCCGGCTATCCCGACTATAACTTTCCGGCCTTTTTCGACGCGGCGGTTCGGTTAAGAGCGGCCGGCTACGATCCCATCAATCCGGCGGACACCGGGATCCACGAAGGGTGGACGTGGTCTGATTACCTCCGGGTCGCCGTGGGACGTCTGGTGCGCGAGGCCCAGGGCGCAGCCCTGTTGCCCGGATGGGAATCGTCGCGAGGAGCCGAACTCGAAGCGCACGTAGCGCGGACGCTGGACATGCCGGTCAAACCGCTGGAGGCGTGGATCATGGACGGCGAATCAACTTCCGTGCAGGATACGAGCCACGTCTAA
- a CDS encoding RNAse T (PFAM: Exonuclease~COGs: COG0847 DNA polymerase III epsilon subunit and related 3'-5' exonuclease~InterPro IPR006055:IPR013520~KEGG: fno:Fnod_1721 DNA polymerase III PolC~PFAM: Exonuclease, RNase T/DNA polymerase III~SMART: Exonuclease~SPTR: DNA polymerase III polC-type), whose translation MVTIHDPSWVYVAIDTETTGLNSSVHEICQIGAVCRQADLPDETWDTLVSGRFAVVNEQAIALNHIDLDQARRGPSLTMAVEQLLQWISETAHDRPVIILIHNAPFDLAFLPPITWPGPVLDTSALARALLHVDESLSRLLERYGIGRRGAAHSAVSDAQAVLDLWEQVLRPMLLSHATIEDVQAMIAAAPPSRRYQQF comes from the coding sequence ATGGTCACGATTCACGACCCGTCTTGGGTGTATGTCGCCATTGACACCGAAACAACAGGTCTCAATTCGTCCGTTCACGAAATTTGTCAGATCGGGGCGGTCTGTCGGCAAGCGGATCTTCCGGATGAGACGTGGGACACGCTGGTATCTGGACGGTTTGCGGTGGTCAATGAGCAGGCCATCGCGTTAAATCACATTGATTTGGACCAGGCTCGTCGGGGACCGTCATTAACGATGGCTGTTGAGCAATTATTGCAGTGGATCTCGGAGACAGCGCATGATCGCCCAGTAATCATTCTCATCCACAACGCTCCATTTGACTTGGCGTTTTTGCCGCCTATCACGTGGCCGGGGCCGGTTCTCGATACGTCGGCGTTAGCCCGAGCGTTATTGCACGTAGACGAATCGTTATCCCGATTATTAGAGCGGTACGGAATTGGACGACGAGGGGCGGCGCATTCGGCGGTGTCGGATGCCCAAGCCGTGTTAGATTTATGGGAACAGGTTTTGCGTCCGATGTTGCTATCTCATGCAACCATTGAGGATGTTCAGGCCATGATTGCCGCCGCGCCTCCAAGCCGTCGGTATCAACAGTTTTAA